In a genomic window of Epinephelus fuscoguttatus linkage group LG23, E.fuscoguttatus.final_Chr_v1:
- the LOC125883761 gene encoding early growth response protein 4-like, with the protein MLLEREDSFMSEFEDACSAWVDSVGSSPSDGADSDVGSPFCQVFSPGTDASDSDFFSDFSDCSSDTLSPSLGYTGSFFTEPEAAPAAAGLSSTADAILNMITEIVGICTEMEQQGDAGSVHESGASSAAPSPAAAAPSPPLFAPSPPPCVAPISELSIPPQPPASGSHPVMVKSEFVSSSCSSGCGQSSVAGNDALFPASADSLLPLSALEQQVDVAEFIDSLLSSEAGQGELKAGCEVKQEPLGLEDWLKSLAAAPVAGGDSGSYVISRPVVKTELAQSGSNLHFSPSPLPSTLDAQLLSSLLQGAFPIVNISNVHAPGAPKLSRGGRRAPAKNGLKVKPFPCSVQGCERRFSRSDELNRHVRIHTGQKPFQCTICARSFSRSDHLTTHTRTHTGEKPFSCDVCGKRFARSDERKRHGRVHVKQQLRAQMMAAYSLALNAPGV; encoded by the exons ATGCTGCTGGAGCGCGAGGACAGCTTCATGTCGGAGTTTGAGGACGCGTGCAGCGCCTGGGTGGACAGTGTGGGCTCGAGCCCCAGCGACGGGGCCGACTCTGACGTGGGATCACCTTTCTGCCAAG TCTTCTCTCCGGGCACTGACGCCTCTGACTCAGATTTCTTCTCCGACTTCAGCGACTGCTCCTCGGACacgctctctccctccctcggCTACACCGGCAGCTTCTTCACCGAGCCGGAGGCAGCACCGGCGGCAGCGGGGCTGAGCAGCACCGCGGACGCGATCCTCAACATGATCACAGAGATCGTCGGGATCTGCACCGAGATGGAGCAGCAGGGCGACGCCGGCTCTGTGCACGAGTCCGGCGCATCATCTGCGGCGCCCTCCCCGGCCGCAGCCGCCCCCTCGCCCCCGCTCTTCGCTCCTTCTCCACCTCCATGCGTGGCGCCCATCTCCGAGCTGAGCATCCCCCCCCAGCCCCCCGCCTCGGGTTCACACCCTGTGATGGTCAAGAGCGAGTTTGTgagctccagctgcagcagcggGTGTGGACAATCTTCAGTGGCCGGGAATGATGCTCTGTTCCCGGCTAGCGCGGACTCTCTCCTCCCGCTGTCTGCGCTGgagcaacaggtggatgtggccGAATTCATCGACTCTCTGCTGAGCTCCGAGGCCGGCCAGGGTGAGCTGAAGGCCGGCTGTGAGGTGAAGCAGGAGCCGCTGGGGCTGGAGGACTGGCTGAAAAGCCTGGCGGCTGCACCGGTTGCCGGGGGAGATTCCGGCAGCTACGTCATCAGCAGGCCGGTAGTGAAGACGGAGCTCGCGCAGAGCGGGAGCAACCTCCACTTCTcgccctcccccctcccctccacccTGGACGCTCAGCTGCTCTCCTCGCTCCTGCAGGGCGCGTTCCCGATAGTCAACATCAGCAACGTGCACGCGCCTGGAGCTCCCAAGCTGTCACGCGGGGGCAGGAGAGCTCCCGCCAAGAACGGCCTGAAAGTGAAACCCTTCCCTTGCTCCGTGCAGGGGTGCGAGCGCCGCTTCTCGCGCTCGGACGAGCTCAACAGGCACGTGCGCATCCACACGGGACAGAAGCCCTTCCAGTGCACCATCTGCGCGCGCAGCTTCAGCCGCAGCGACCACCTGACCACgcacacgcgcacgcacacgGGGGAAAAGCCCTTCTCGTGCGACGTGTGCGGCAAGCGCTTCGCGCGCAGCGATGAGAGGAAGAGGCACGGGCGCGTGCACGTCAAGCAGCAGCTGCGCGCGCAGATGATGGCCGCCTACTCTCTGGCCCTGAACGCGCCTGGCGTGTAA